A region from the Panicum hallii strain FIL2 chromosome 1, PHallii_v3.1, whole genome shotgun sequence genome encodes:
- the LOC112874646 gene encoding U-box domain-containing protein 52-like — protein sequence MSYTFNTQPIVTPAKKKDSRKDAADAAVRHCTPLSSRERGAGTAAVAVDGDRGSQYALKWAADHILARGHPFFLIHVRRKPTSFHAHGGKQFSISHVQDHVPAAFQAQVDLHAKDLMLPFQCFCSRRGLQCSEIVLDGTDVAKAIVDFVVRYKVDKLVLGAACRNAFTRTIWKLDVPTSVTKSAPSSCSVYVIAKGKISSFRPATYADDNSKEDLKSDLPVKQLEGEPTDKLHDGHDPSKPMPARAVMPIYASSDGSTGDGSLLSSDQRGHSDSSSLQTASSCPSEFFNDIDQHGNHLSSDAHSALNHGHSVYSPLLPTTCSESNCHHLTEEDDAELSLFKIERNQNNSDMLPWKYIEEHKEPPRNLESSSSNLPSQRNRPDVEPCSQSAIGPKHKHLSLDTLSSDSQRRERINEEFTDHNYHDITQPLLRRWPPIQSPRDDNIGGSAPEEPHMLPLTLKALPRPIETKRMLECLPTRLECKIYKPDDITNATEHFSDELKVGEGGYGPVYKATLDGTVVAIKILYSNVTQGLKQFQQEVELLNNIRHPNMVHLVGACPEYGCLVYEYMPNGSLEDRLFCRSGTPPLPWPLRFKIAVEIASGLLYLHKMKPEAFVHRDLKPGNILLDAHFVSKIGDVGLARIIPRSMDGAAATTQYRETAAAGTFCYIDPEYQKTGLVCTKSDVYALGVIYLQMVTAREPMGLAYTVSDALEEGTFADVLDGNVTGWPVREAQAFAELALKCCEMRRRDRPDLETVVMPELIRLHRLVSPAEYSSPPPPSMDHAHHRSASEKDLHLDDDLVHILSDASMKGGISFAI from the exons ATGTCGTACACGTTCAACACGCAGCCCATCGTCACGCCGGCGAAGAAGAAGGACTCCCGCAAggacgccgccgacgccgccgtgAGGCACTGCACCCCGCTCTCGTCGAGGGAGCGCGGCGCGGGGacggccgccgtcgccgtggaCGGCGACAGGGGCAGCCAGTACGCGCTCAAGTGGGCCGCCGACCACATCCTCGCCCGCGGCCATCCCTTCTTCCTCATCCACGTCCGCCGCAAGCCCACCTCCTTCCACGCCCACG GGGGGAAGCAGTTCTCCATATCGCACGTGCAGGATCATGTTCCGGCCGCTTTTCAGGCTCAGGTCGATCTTCATGCTAAAGATCTGATGCTTCCCTTCCAGTGTTTCTGCAGCAGGAGAGGG TTGCAATGCAGTGAAATTGTCCTGGATGGAACAGATGTGGCGAAAGCTATTGTCGATTTTGTTGTGAGATACAAGGTCGACAAGTTAGTATTGGGGGCAGCATGCAGAAATGCATTTACAAG AACAATATGGAAATTGGATGTGCCAACATCTGTCACAAAATCCGCACCGAGCTCCTGTTCAGTGTATGTGATAGCAAAAGGAAAGATTTCTTCTTTTAGGCCTGCCACTTATGCAGATGATAACAGCAAAGAAGATTTGAAATCTGATCTACCTGTCAAACAACTAGAAG GTGAACCAACAGACAAGTTGCATGATGGGCATGATCCATCAAA GCCTATGCCAGCACGTGCCGTGATGCCCATTTATGCCAGTTCTGATGGATCAACGGGAGACGGGAGCCTCCTGTCATCAGATCAACGAGGACATAGCGACTCTTCATCTCTACAAACAGCATCTTCATGCCCAAGTGAATTCTTTAACGACATTGATCAACATGGCAATCATTTGTCATCAGATGCTCATAGTGCACTAAATCATGGACACAGCGTCTACAGTCCATTGTTGCCAACCACATGCTCTGAATCAAATTGTCACCATTTAACA GAAGAAGATGACGCTGAACTAAGTCTCTTTAAGATTGAAAGGAACCAAAACAATAGCGATATGCTTCCGTGGAAGTACATAGAG GAACACAAGGAGCCGCCAAGAAACCTGGAAAGTTCCTCTTCCAACCTTCCATCTCAGAGGAACAGACCGGATGTAGAACCATGCAGTCAGTCAGCAATTGGCCCAAAGCATAAACACTTGAGCCTTGACACTTTATCTTCTGACAGTCAACGCAGAGAAAGAATCAACGAGGAATTTACAGATCATAATTACCATGATATCACTCAACCGCTGTTGAGACGCTGGCCACCGATTCAGTCACCTAGAGACGACAATATAGGTGGATCTGCTCCAGAAGAGCCTCACATGCTTCCACTCACCCTTAAAGCCTTGCCAAGGCCAATCGAGACGAAACGGATGCTGGAGTGTCTCCCTACAAGACTCGAATGCAAAATATACAAGCCTGATGATATCACGAACGCGACTGAGCATTTCTCTGATGAGCTGAAGGTTGGGGAAGGAGGCTACGGACCAGTCTACAAAGCGACACTTGACGGCACTGTTGTGGCCATCAAGATCCTCTATTCTAATGTAACTCAGGGACTGAAGCAGTTTCAACAGGAG GTTGAGCTGCTGAATAACATTCGGCACCCGAACATGGTGCACCTGGTTGGCGCGTGCCCGGAGTACGGCTGCCTGGTGTACGAGTACATGCCGAACGGCAGCCTGGAGGACCGCCTCTTCTGCCGTTCCGgcacgccgccgctgccgtggcCGCTCCGCTTCAAGATCGCCGTGGAGATCGCGAGCGGCCTGCTCTACCTGCACAAGATGAAGCCCGAGGCGTTCGTCCACCGCGACCTCAAGCCGGGCAACATCCTTCTGGACGCCCACTTCGTCTCCAAGATCGGCGACGTCGGGCTGGCGCGCATCATCCCACGGTCCATGGACGGCGCCGCCGCGACGACGCAGTAccgggagacggcggcggcgggcacctTCTGCTACATCGACCCGGAGTACCAGAAGACGGGGCTGGTGTGCACCAAGTCCGACGTGTACGCGCTGGGCGTCATCTACCTGCAGATGGTCACCGCCAGGGAGCCCATGGGGCTCGCGTACACCGTCTCCGACGCGCTGGAGGAAGGCACGTTCGCCGACGTCCTGGACGGCAACGTGACCGGCTGGCCGGTGCGGGAGGCCCAGGCATTCGCCGAGCTGGCGCTCAAGTGCTGCGAGATGCGGCGCCGGGACCGCCCGGACCTGGAGACAGTCGTGATGCCCGAGCTGATCCGGCTGCACCGGCTCGTCTCGCCGGCGGAAtactcttctcctcctcctccttccatgGATCATGCTCATCACCGTTCAGCAAGTGAGAAG GATTTGCATTTGGATGATGACCTGGTACACATCCTGAGCGATGCGAGCATGAAGGGAGGAATATCATTTGCAATATAA
- the LOC112884337 gene encoding ribulose bisphosphate carboxylase small chain clone 512-like, translating to MLANSAAASLVVSVAGAAGQRPEPPARLAQRRLLPAGPSRRARAASNGFRTHCMKTWNPFTNTRYEALSYLPPLTPESVAKEVEFIMAKGWVPCLEFDKAGEIHRSNSRMPGYYDGRYWTLWKLPMFGCADAAEVLREVEECRREYPDAYIRLIAFDSLRQCQCMSFVVHKPAHAPAAAAPASN from the exons ATGCTCGCCAACTCGGCCGCCGCCAGCTTGGTCGTCTCCGttgccggcgccgccggccaGCGGCCGGAGCCGCCGGCAAGGCTTGCCCAGCGGAGGCTGCTGCCCGCAGGCCCATCTCGCAGGGCAAGGGCTGCATCCAACGGCTTCAGAACGCACTGCATGAAG ACCTGGAACCCATTCACCAACACTAGGTACGAGGCGCTGTCGTATCTGCCGCCGCTGACGCCGGAGTCCGTCGCCAAGGAGGTGGAGTTCATCATGGCCAAAGGATGGGTGCCCTGCCTCGAGTTCGACAAG GCCGGAGAGATCCACCGGAGCAACAGCCGGATGCCGGGGTACTACGACGGCCGGTACTGGACGCTGTGGAAGCTGCCCATGTTCGGCTGCGCCGACGCGGCGGAGGTGCTCCGGGAGGTGGAAGAGTGCCGGAGGGAGTACCCGGACGCCTACATCCGTCTCATCGCCTTCGACAGCTTGCGCCAGTGCCAGTGCATGTCCTTCGTCGTCCACAAGCCCGCCCAtgctccggcggcggcagcgccagCTTCAAACTGA
- the LOC112881792 gene encoding VIN3-like protein 2 — MDPPRGGTTIDPAKCRLMSVDEKRELVRELSKIPETAPDRLQTWSRREIVEILCSDLGRERKYTGLSKQRMLDYLFRVVSGKSSGPVEHVQEKEKESIPEPNTNHQSPAKRPRKSENPSRLPIIANNSGASDVTGLTNSQRYCQNVACRAILREKFCRRCSCCICFSYDDNKDPSLWLFCSSDQPLQKDSCGFSCHLECALKDERTGIFQSGQCKKLDGGYYCTRCWKQNDLLGSWKKQLVIAKDARRLDVLCHRIFLSHKILMSTEKYLVLQEIVDTALKKLEAEVGPISGAPNMGRGIVSRLTVGAEVQKLCVEAINAMESMFSGASPANSRLQRPCMVPPNFIKFEAITQSSVTVFLDLDQCPMLAQEATSFNLWHRVAVTESYLSNPTGIILTPSKKLPVTELAPATTYIFKVIAFKNSIELGSWVVRVKTSCQKEDPRGSVPGGAVAGLEQNNGSLKTNSDGQSDPSSEGVDSNNNTAVYADLNKSPESDFEYCEKPEILDSDKASHHPGEHMEDLQNTQLAAARVTEVTELEEEAPGLSASALDEEPNPCVQTVKLRESSNSVEHVPRPQDTSDAPPGNELVIVAPRYSGSVPPTAPRGMENGKENGARSFKPKPCDNIVQNGSSRPEREPGNSSNKRTSGKLDDIGHKDGCSEASYEYCVRVVRWLECEGYIETNFRVKFLTWFSLRATPHEKKIVSVYVDTLIEDPVSLSGQLVDSFSETIYSKKRSSMPSGFCMDLWH; from the exons ATGGATCCCCCGCGCGGAG GTACAACAATCGACCCTGCTAAATGTCGACTGATGAGTGTGGATGAAAAGCGAGAGCTCGTTCGTGAATTATCAAAGATCCCAGAAACTGCACCTGACAGGCTCCAGACATGGAGCCGTCGTGAGATTGTAGAAATCCTTTGTTCTGATCTTGGAAGGGAGAGGAAATATACTGGTTTATCCAAGCAGCGAATGCTAGATTATCTCTTCAGGGTGGTGAGTGGAAAATCGTCTGGACCAGTGGAGCATGTgcaagagaaagagaaagagtcAATTCCTGAGCCCAACACTAACCACCAGTCCCCTGCAAAACGACCGAGAAAGAGTGAAAACCCATCACGTCTACCAATTATTGCAAACAACTCAGGGGCATCTGATGTAACTGGGCTAACCAATAGTCAACGCTATTGCCAAAATGTAGCTTGCAGGGCTATTCTTAGGGAAAAATTTTGCAGGCGCTGTTCATGCTGCATTTGTTTCAGTTACGATGACAACAAGGACCCAAGTCTTTGGTTGTTCTGTAGTTCAGACCAACCCTTGCAAAAGGATTCCTGTGGTTTCTCATGCCATCTTGAATGTGCTCTCAAGGATGAAAGAACAGGCATTTTTCAAAGTGGACAGTGCAAGAAACTTGATGGTGGTTATTATTGCACTCGCTGTTGGAAACAGAATGATTTGCTTGG GTCCTGGAAGAAACAACTTGTGATAGCGAAAGATGCTCGGCGGTTGGATGTATTGTGTCATCGGATTTTTCTCAGTCATAAAATCCTCATGTCAACAGAAAAGTACTTGGTATTGCAAGAGATTGTTGACACAGCACTGAAGAAACTCGAGGCTGAGGTCGGTCCTATATCAGGAGCTCCAAACATGGGTCGTGGAATTGTCAGTCGGCTTACTGTTGGTGCTGAAGTTCAGAAACTTTGTGTTGAAGCAATAAATGCTATGGAGTCAATGTTCTCTGGTGCATCTCCTGCCAACTCAAGACTTCAGC GACCTTGTATGGTACCACCAAACTTCATAAAGTTTGAAGCTATAACCCAATCATCTGTCACAGTATTTTTGGATTTGGATCAATGTCCTATGCTTGCCCAAGAGGCAACTTCCTTCAATCTATGGCACCGAGTGGCTGTTACTGAATCCTACCTGTCGAATCCAACTGGCATAATTCTTACACCATCGAAAAAATTACCTGTCACTGAGCTTGCACCGGCTACAACCTATATCTTTAAGGTTATTGCTTTCAAGAACTCAATCGAGTTGGGGTCATGGGTGGTTAGAGTGAAGACAAGTTGTCAGAAGGAAGACCCAAGGGGTTCAGTGCCAGGTGGTGCTGTTGCTGGACTAGAACAAAATAATGGGAGCCTGAAGACAAACAGTGATGGTCAGTCTGATCCTTCCTCGGAGGGTGTGGACTCAAACAATAATACTGCCGTTTATGCTGATCTAAACAAATCCCCTGAAAGTGATTTTGAATATTGTGAAAAACCTGAGATCCTTGATTCAGATAAAGCATCTCATCACCCCGGTGAACATATGGAAGACTTGCAGAATACACAGTTGGCTGCAGCTAGGGTAACTGAAGTCACTGAGCTGGAAGAAGAAGCTCCTGGGCTCTCAGCGTCTGCCTTGGATGAGGAACCCAATCCTTGTGTTCAGACAGTAAAGCTCAGAGAGTCCTCAAACTCAGTAGAGCATGTTCCTAGACCACAGGACACATCAGATGCACCACCTGGGAATGAATTGGTGATTGTTGCACCTCGATACTCTGGCTCTGTGCCGCCCACTGCACCAAGAGGTATGGAAAACGGCAAGGAGAATGGTGCTAGGAGCTTCAAACCCAAACCATGTGATAACATTGTTCAGAATGGCTCTTCAAGGCCTGAAAGGGAACCGGGTAATTcttcaaataaaagaacatcaGGTAAATTGGATGACATTGGCCACAAGGATGGTTGCTCGGAAGCATCTTACGAGTACTGTGTCAGGGTGGTCAGGTGGCTGGAGTGCGAGGGCTATATTGAAACAAACTTCAGGGTGAAATTTCTGACATGGTTTAGCTTGCGTGCCACCCCACATGAGAAGAAGATAGTTAGTGTCTATGTGGATACTCTTATTGAGGACCCTGTTAGCCTTTCCGGCCAGCTTGTCGACAGCTTCTCAGAGACAATATACAGCAAAAAGCGGTCTTCCATGCCTTCTGGTTTCTGCATGGATCTGTGGCATTAA